DNA sequence from the Geobacter sp. AOG2 genome:
CATTGCCGGCAACTGCCACCACGCAGCCACCAATGCGGGTGGAGCCTCGGGCAAGGCTGCCGAGGGTGCCGCGGTCGTAAATCAGTCGATCCAGGTCATGCAGGCCATTGCCGAGCGGGTCAAGAATGCCTCCGATACGGTCGAGACGTTGGGTAACCGCTCCGATCAGATCGGTACCATCGTCGGGACCATCGAGGATATTGCCGACCAGACCAACCTGCTGGCCCTGAATGCTGCCATCGAGGCGGCGCGTGCCGGAGAACAGGGGCGCGGTTTTGCCGTTGTGGCCGACGAGGTTCGGGCTCTTGCGGAACGCACGACGCGGGCCACCAAGGAGATCGGCGAGATGATCAAGGCAATCCAGAAGGAGACCAGAGAGGCGGTCCAGACGATGGAGCAGAGCGTTGCCCAGGTTGAGCAGGGGAGTACCCATGCATCCGCCTCTGGCCGATCATTGCAGGAGATCCTGGACATCATCAACGACGTGACCGAACAGATCAGCCAGATTGCCACGGCAGCCGAGGAGCAGACGGCCACGACGCGTGAGATCAGCAGTAACGTACTGAACCTGAATGAACTGGCACATCAGAACAACACGGCGATCCAGGAGACCGCAGTGGCGGCCAACGACGTTTCCCAACAGGCCGAGGAACTGCAAAGGCTTGTGAACCAGTTCAAGCTGTAACAGCAACTGGCGATTCTGATGCAGACTACGTTGAGCGAATGTCAGGTTTGTCGTGTTTCGCTGGAAGGCGATTGGACCGTTAATGCGGTGGCAGACCGGATCCCCTGGATTGCCCGACAGTCCCATCTGATCTCGGAGCAGGCTTTACGTTTTAGCGAGACCTCTCCTGATACCAGGATAATCACTGAGATCGACCTGCACGGAATCACTGCCCTGGATGAAAGCGGACGGCGGATGCTGGTGATGTGGTTGGGGCACCTGGACCACCGGGGTTTCAATCCGGTGATCAGGCACGCGGATGCGGAGTATTTGCAGGGTATTGATTGGCAGTTCTCATCACCTGTTGATGAAGATTGCACGTAATGGTATGGCAGATATATGAGTTAACCATCCACGGTACAAAGGGGGCATCTGATGAGTAGTACGGCGCTTGTCAAGGTTCAAGAAAATGGAGGGGGCGGCCGAAGCGGTGAACTGATCCAACTGGTGAGTTTTCTGCTCAGCAATGAAGAATATGGTGTTGAGGTATTGAAGGTCCGCGAGATCATCCGCATGCCTTCCATCACCAAGATGCCTAATACGCCGGATTATGTTGAGGGTATCATCAACCTGCGCGGCAAGGTGATCCCGATCATTTCGATGCGTCGGAGGTTCGATCTGCCGGAGAGTGACCATGACGGCCACACCCGCATCATGGTAATGGATGTGGCCGGCGGCCTGACCGGATTCATCGTGGATGGCGTATCCGAGGTGATCCGTATCCATAACGACGAGATTCAGCCGCCGCCCTCCATGGTGTCGGGAAGTATTGACCAGGATTTTATTACCGGCGTATTCAATCACGCAGATCGTCTCCTGATAATAATGGATGTGGACCTGATGTTCTCGCGGGATGAGCGTGAAAGCCTCAGTGGGATTCAGTAAAAATCTTTTCTCCGGACACCGGAATCTCCCGGTCTTCCTATGCCGAGGTGGTAAGTAAAATCTGGTTTACATTAGTTGTGTAAAAAAAACCGACAGGGCTTATTGATAACTTTACAAAGATTTTGATAAAAAGGAAATCTTCATCAGGGGTCGGATCAGAGCCTGGTACCCTCCAATTTCGCTTGATGCAGGTTTAAAAATTTGCTAGAAACTCATTCATAAAAAATTTATCACTGTTTTTTCCAAGAGAAACAGAGGCCTCGAATTCATGGCGGTAATGTGCTGTGTATTCGGGGTTTTTTTGTAAACGCTCTTTGCCGTTCTTTCAGGTTTTTCGTTTTCATTAAGGACCAATTCTTGCAAATGTTTTTGATGCTGAAGCCAGTTGTTTGTGGACGGGCAGGTAGAGCACCGGGGACCAAAGAGGCACACCGGCATGTTGCGGGTGTTCTTTGAGACAAATCTGGAGTTGTGCCCTAAACACCGCGTGCCCCCGCTCTCCGGTGTTTGGCCGTTTGAAGCCGCAATAAGACGGAATCTGATCCACTATGGGAACTTCGCTGGCACCGGGTCATTGACGGATACGGTTGCCACTCAAGAGGGTTTAGGAACATTATGAACGAAAGCTTTTTTCAGACTGTTTTCGAGCAGGCGTCGGACGGGATCGTCCTGATCGACGGCTCCAGCAGATACCTGCTGGAGGCCAATAAGGCCTTTGAGGAGTTGGTTGGCTATCCAGAAGAGCTGTTGTTCTCCCTGACCCTCAATGATTTTATCGACCTTTCTCCGGTAGGGATCGAGATGCTTTATAAGCATGTCCTTTCCAGGAATGAACAGTATATCGGCGAACTGAAATGCCGGCGGTCGGACGGTAGTCTGATTGACGTGGAGTTAAGGCTGAGCCTGCTTCACTTCGAGGGTAAGGAGGTTTTTTGCGCTTTTATCCGCGATGTCACCATGTACCGGCACGTGGAAAAGGACCTCCTGGAAACGGGCGGCAGGTTCCGTCAGGCGGTCTTTTCCGCGCCGTTCCCCATCATGATTCATACTGAGGACGGCGTAGTTGTGATGATCAACAGCGAATGGTCGAGACGAACCGGTTATTCCTTCAAGGATATCCCCACGATCGATGCCTGGGTGAAGAAGGCCTTCGGCGCCGAGTCTGTTTCGATGTGCGATAAGTTTGGGTTTCTGTATAAAACCAAGGCTCCCTGTACGTATGAGGAACTTCCGGTAACTACCAACAGCGGTGAGAAGCTTGTGTGGAATTTTAGTTCGGCCCCCGCAGGTGTGCTTCCCGATGAGCGCCGTCTGTTCATCACCATGGCCATGGATGTAACCGCAAGCAAGCATACCGAGGCCGATCTCGAGTCGTCGCTTCATGAAAAGGATGTCATGCTGCGGGAGGTCCACCATCGGGCAAAGAATAATATGCAGGTCATCATGAGTCTGCTCAGCCTACAGTCAAGGTACGTAAGCAACCCCGAAACTCAGGACTTTTTCAAGGAGAGCCAGGAAAGAGTCAGGGCCATGGTGCTTATTCATGAAATGCTGTGCAACTCCAGCAGCCAGGCACGGATCGATTTCAATGAGTATGCGCGAGGCTTGGTGGGAAGCATCATAAGCGCTTACAGTCCCGACCAGAGTTCACTTCAGGTGGAAATGCGTATCGGCCGGATAATGGTCAGCCTGGACATAGCAGTGCCGTGCGGCCTTATTATCCATGAACTGGTTTCCAATAGCCTGAAACACGGTTTCCCGGATGTCCGGAAAGGGACGATCATCATCGATTTTGAGCGCGACGAGTCGGGTTTGTACACACTTGTGGTGGGTGACAACGGTATCGGCCTTCCCAAGGGACTCAATATGGAGATGCCGGGTACGCTCGGCCTGAGCCTGATCAACACGTTGACAAAGCAGCTTCAGGGGGTTGCCGAATTCGTTGGCACCTCAGGGACCGTTTGCAAAGTATCATTCAGAGGATAGGCCCCGGGGGGAATGACGAGAATGTCCGGTAAGGTTAAAATTCTGGTCGTTGAGGATGAAGCCGTTGTCGCTGAAGACCTCAAGCAGACCTTGATCGGGATGGGATATGACGTGCCCGCTGTGGTCTATTCGGGGGAGCGTGTCCTTGAGGCGACGGAGGAGGAACAGCCGGAGCTCATTCTGATGGATATTTCTCTCGGGCGGGGCGACGACGGTATTACGGCCGCCGGGAGGCTCCGAGCCCGTTTCGATATACCGGTGATCTATCTCTCCTTTCTTGCTGACGACGATACGTTTCAACGCTCGCTCCTGACTGGTCCCTTTGCTTTCCTCATGAAGCCGTTTGACTCCCTGCGCCTTCGCCAGACCATAGAAATAGCGCTTGCCAAACATGCGATCGAAAAAAAATTGAAGGAGAGCGGAGAACACTACCGCACGATCTTCGAGGTAAGCGGCAGCGCAATGATGATCGTTGACGAAAACGGCACTATTGCCATGGTCAACGAAGAATTCGCGCAGTTGTCCGGGTACTCGAAGGAGGAAGTCGAATGTCGGAAGGAATGGTCTGACTTCTTTGTGATGGAGCAATTCGCTGCCAAAGAGATACAGCAATGCCTGAGAGGAGCTGCAGGCGGAGCGGTTTCACTGGATAATGTTTCCTTGTTTATCGGCAGCAACCAACGTACCAGCTATGTTTGCACCAAGATTAAAAAAGTGCCCGGCACGGAGCGGTGTGTCGTGTCGATGATCGACATAACTGAGATCAAGAGGGCCGAAGAAGAGATTCGTGCCCTCAATGCAGAATTGATCAAGGTCAATACTCTCCTCAAGCAGGAGGTCGCCGAACGCAGAAATTCGGAAAAGCAACTCCAGCATCAGGCGAATCACGACTCTCTTACCGGTCTTCCCAACCGGGAGTTGCTCTTTGACCGTCTGAAACAAGCCCTGGCTTACGAAGATCGGCATAACAACCTGCTGGCCCTGATGATCCTCGATCTTGACAACTTTAAGGCGATTAACGATACGCTCGGTCACGTTGTCGGGGATATTCTCCTGAAGGATGTGGCCAAACGTCTCCAGCAGTGCATGCGGCAGTACGACACGGTCGCCAGGTTTGGGGGTGACGAATTCGTCATCGTTGTCAACGAGATGCCGGATATCCACGACATCGTCAAATTTGCCGAAAAGGTGCTGGAGCTGTTTCAGCGCCCCTTCTATATCCTTGACCAACCAACCTACGTTACGACCAGCATCGGGATTTCCATCTATCCGCTTCAGAGTACCACGGTCGAAGGCTTGCTGAAGACGGCCGATATAGCCATGTATCAGGCCAAAAGGGAAGGGAAGAATTCGTTTCAGTTCTTCACCGAATCAATGGCTCTCAAGAGTGACGAACGCGCCATCATGAAAAAACGGCTGCGGTCTGCATTGGAACGGGAAGAGTTCCTGCCCCATTACCAACCGCGCATCGACGCCACCACCGGGAAGATTACCGGGATGGAGGCTTTGATGCGCTGGCAACCCCGAGGAGCTCCCCTGGCCTTTCCCGCGGAGTTCTTTCCCATGCTTGAGGAGAGCGGTCTGATCATCCCGGCGGGTGAGTGGCTGCTGGATATGGTGTGTCGCCAGAATAAGGCGTGGCAGGAGAGGGGGATGGAACCGCTCCGCGTGGCGGTGAACACGTCGGCGCGACAGTTCCATCAGGAGGACTTCACGGAAAAGGTATCCCAGGCCCTCGCAAGCACTCGGCTCGATCCGCATTATCTGGAAATCGAACTGCCGGAAAAGATCATCATGGACAACATCACCGAAAGCGTGCGCAAGCTTGGAGAATTAAGGGAGATCGGCGTCAAGATCTCCATCGACAATTTTGGCACGGGCTATTCATCGCTCAGTTACCTGAATAGGCTCCCCATTGATGAACTGCAGATCGATAAATCCCTGGTCAACAGCATTACCGTCGATCCGGGCGAAGCGATGGTTGTTTCCGCAATCATAACCATGGGGCACAGTCTGGGCAAAAAGCTTGTTGCCGAAGGGGTTGAATCGGAGGAACAATACGTGTTCCTCGCACAGCAGCGGTGCGAGGAGATGCAGGGGCACTATTTCAGCAGGCCGCTTCCACCGGATGATTTTGAAAAACTGGTGCGGCTGTTTCCTATTCCAACGTAAGTTGGTGGGGGTCGGGATGGGGACAAATTTATTAATGTTGGAGGCCGATAGTCCGCAACGTTAGCTGGTTACAAAGATGATGTTCCCTTCGAAGGCTTTCTCAAATAAGTCTTTTTTTGCGTTACCGCCGAATATCTCAACCGAGATGTCCTCGGTCCCCAAGAGTTTCATCCTGTAGTCATTCCCGCTGTGGACGAGTTCCACCACCTCCACCAGGCAACTCCTGCGTCGGTCAAGGCCATCGGCGAGACGCAGGATTCCCCCTAGCCGGCAGACGGTCTGCTGGTCTTTTTCCGGCATGCGCAGGAATTCAACATGTTTTTTTTTGGGGAGCGACTTGCGGTGGTAGCGGGCGATATGGGCGATCATCTCACGCTCCTGAGGGGCAAACCCGAACAGATCCGCATGGCGGATCAGGTGGTAGGAATGTTTGTGATGGCTACTGTAACTGATGAAGTAGCCTATGTCGTGCAGGTAGGCCGCCGCTTCGAGCATTTTTCGCTCCACTTTCTTCAGGCGGAATTCTTTGGCCAGGGAGTCAAAGATGGCCAGAGCCATACCGGCCACATGTCGGGAGTGGGATTCGTCACAGTGACAGGAACGGGCGAACTCCAGAACCGACTGGCGCCAATTGCGCTGCCCCTCTTCCACCGGCATGAGTCCGAGGCGTTTCATGCATCTGATAATCAGCCCCTCGCGGATGCCTCGCTCGTTAACCAACAGTGTATTGGCGCCAAAAAAGCGCATGAGTTCGTCGACAACTCCCAAGCCGGCCACGATGATGTCGGACCGATCAGGATTCAGACCAGGTACCGCGCGTCTTCCCTTGATATCCCGCCGCATCAGCATCGCCAGCAGGTGCACCAGTTCGGAGCGCATGGTCTCGTAGCCGTGGACCGACGAGTACTCCTGCCGCCGCATGTTCATAACCATGTAGCCCAGGGAGGTGATGGTGCCGCCGGAGCCGATGAATGTCTGGACGGAGATTTTCTGCCCGGAAAAGGCCTTCTTGAGCTCTGCCCGCACATAACGCTGAAATTTTTGGAAATCGCCGGGCCTGATCGGGTCGGTGGGGAAAAATCGTTCAGTCAGCACCACGGCGCCCAGGTCAAGGGAATAGCACTCTTCAACATGGTTTCCCAAGGCCGTGACGATCTCAACGCTGCCGCCGCCAATGTCGATCATGGCATAGCGCTTGCCGTTCATCTCGAAGTTGTGCAGAGCGGATATGGCGGCCAGTTCTGCCTCCTCTTCGCCGGAAATGACCCGGATCTCCCGGCTTAGCTCGCGGCTCAGGACCTCCACCAATTCGGGGCCGTTGGTTGCACTTCTGACGGCGCTGGTGGCTACCGCCTCGACATCGGTCACTTTCAGACCGTCAATCAGTTTGCGGATACGACTGATGGCCTCAACTGCCCGTGTGAAAGCCGCAGGAGATATGGCTCCGGTCTTGCTGAGTTGTTCACCGAGCCGTACAGTGGCCTTCTCATCGTCCAACACCATGAAGCGTCCTTGCTGGTCCGCTTCGACCACAATACAGCGAATGGAGTTTGTTCCTATATCGATAGCGGCAAGTCGTGTTTTTTTCATCGCAGGCCTCTTACATCGAAAATTGATAACGGATTGAGTACTTGTCGAGTAGCAGTGTAAGGGCCTGAGATGGTTCGTCGTCAGGCCCCGCCACGAATAGACCCGCATGATACGGTGTCTTTGGTCTTCTTAAATGATACTAGCCCGTTTCGATGGGTTGGCAAATCCCGCTTCGACCGAAAGAAACAAATTATTGTATGCATTGGGCTGATTAATGCAAGTGTTACGACGCGCTGTTATGCTTTTGTAACAAATCCGTTTTTCAGGATGCGTCGCAGGCGCGCGAGTTCAGGGCTTGTCAGTTTTCGATCCCGGTACACAGCTCCAGCGTAGATGCCCGCAAATTCCCGCACCGTAGTGTTCCTAGCCTGTCTCGCAATCTCAAAGAGTCCCTGTCTGCCCGGCTGTGCCGATATTCCGCAGTCTCGTTCAATCAAACGGTAGAAACGCCGTAGCAGTCGCTCGTTCTGTGATCCGTACAGCCATGGGCGACGAGCGATAATGATCAGTGCCACCATCAGTACTACTGGCAGCAGGAGATAGGGCAGGGCGGCCCTGGCAGCCTTTCCTGCCTCGAATTTTTGCAGACTTTTGCCGGCACTACGGGCAATTTCGACCTGTTGCTCGAAGTCGTAGGTGACGATAGTGCGGTTCCAGGTGTAATCGAGTGAGTCGAGGAACAGGCGCAGTTTCATCGTCGGGCTGGTCCATTTCTCACCTCCCCATACCTCGCCGGCGTTACGGGCAAAGCTGCTGGGGTCCACCCGCAGCCAGCCGCGACCGTCGATATATGCCTCGACCCAGACATGAGCCAGGTCGTCGCTGACCAGGTAATAGCCTCCCAGTTCATTGTATCCCCCCCCCAGGTATCCGCCTACCAACCTTGCCGGAACATTGGCGGCGCGCAGGAGCAGGGCAAATGCGGAGGCGAAAAACTCGCAGTGCCCCTGTTTTTTTTCAAACAGGAACTGCTCCAGGGCGTGTTTGCCGGTAGGCAGGCCGCGCATGCTGTAACGGTAGTTCCCGTTGCGAAAATACTGTTCCAATAACTCCAGCCTGCGGGCATCACTGGTCCCTTGCCGCCTTATGTCGTCCGCGAGTTGCCGTACCCGTTGCGGGATATCGGCGGGCAGTCTCAGATAGAAGGCCCGGTTTATCCCTTTGGCCGTTGGCAGGATGCCCGAGGTAACAGAATCAGCCCGGTAACCCAAGCGCCGGGTGATCGGCACCGGATACTCGAAAGTGCCGTCCGAGGCTCCCCGCGCCTTGGGCAAGGCGATAGCGGCAGGCGCGTCAAGGCTGAAGAGGACCCGGGACGGTCCCGGCTCCGGGTAGATAGTCTGGGGTATCCGTACCTCCTTGTACAAAAGCTGTTCCGGCGGGATGGCGGTGTCGCGCACCCATCGCTGTCCGTCCATGCGGTTGAAGACCGTGCCGCGCCAATAGAGGTACTGCTGCGGCTGGCGTGGCATCTCGGCACGGAAGGCGATGGTTCGCGATTCTCCGACAGAGGTACTGGTACCGGGCTCCACCTTGTCGCTGAAGCCTGAGGGGCGAACTGCCGGTGCCGCCAGGATATTCCACAAGGGAATCTGGGTGCGGGGCAGGATCGGAAAGAAGACAACCAGAAGCGGCAGGGAGGCCAGAGGCATTACGAGCCCCACCGTCAGCACCTTGCGCAAATGGGCACGGTGCAGGACCATGCGGCTGTCCAGGGAGTGAAAGGTCAAAAGAACCAGACACACCGCCACCAATAACAGCAAAAGGGTCAGGTAGAGGAGGAATATGGGGCTGAGGTCGAACAGGGAGGAGGAGGCAAGGCAGAACAGGGACAAGGCTGCAATCTGCAGATGGTGGCGCACACTCTTTTCTCCGCACAACCTGACCGCCAGCATGATGGCCAACGTGCTTACCACCGGTTGGACCGGATTACTGCGGCTGAACTGGAATGCATAGTAGAGGAATGCCGGTACGACGGCCAGGTTGAACTGCCAATTCTTCACGGGCCATGCCCCCCGACGATCCTGCCAGATACCCGCCAGCAGGCCCGCCGCAAGGGCGGCCCGCGGCGCCGTAGCTAACCAGGGGAAGAGCGGCACGATCCCGCACAGGGCGATGACGTATGAGAGTATGGCTATCAGTGAGCTAATCGCGACCATAGAGGGCAAGCTCCGTCAGCAATTTCATGCCGTGACGCCGTCCGGTCCCGGCCGGGATGATCCTTCCGCCCCACCTGAGGCCGACCGGCCGTAGTCCCACCCAGCGCCTCACCAACCAGGCCGCGCGGGATATACGCTGTTCAAGGTCTCGTCCCGGCAGCCCATCAAGGTCGATAATCAGGGGCGGTACCGCTTGGCTGCCGAACTCCTTGACCTGCAAATCCTCACTACGGGCGGAGAGTTTCCAGTGAATCATCCGTAACGGCTCACTGCCGGAGTAGGCTGCAATCCGCTCCAGTTCGCCGTCCTGGCCCCGGCCCTGCCGGATACTGTTTCCCTGGCGTTCCGTTTCACCATCGTTCCCGACCGTCATTCCGGCCAGCAGATGGGGAAAGACGACAAACCGGTTGTCTGCTGCAAATGTCCAGTAGCGGGTGAAAAAATTCACCGGGAAGGGGGAACTTACGGTTATCCGGTCAATGGCGGCGTGGCCTCGATCGGCGAACGTGAGGGCAACCTTCCCCTCAGCCGATGCACCGCAACCGATCAGAGGAAAGGTGACACCCTGGCCGCCGGGGCACTCCAGTCGGATCAGGAAGGAGGTAACATGTCGCTTGTTGTTGTGAAGGCGCAGGCAAAAAGTGGCGGCGGTTCCGGCGAACAACTCGGCCGGTGGAAGTACTTCGGGGGTGAGTCCTTTGATGTTGCGCATGCCGACATAACCGGTAACCGACATGAACGCCAGTAGGCCCGATACCATCAGAAACAGCAGGTTGTTCCCGGTATTGACGGCTGAGAAACCCAACAGGAGGGTCGTGGCGATATAGAGCGCCCCTGCCTTACTGATTCTCAGGCCAAAGGAAGCGCTATGTCGGCGATGAGTGCCCGTAATAATTCACCTTTGTCAGCGGTTTCCTGGTCGGCCCGCATGACCAGCCGGTGGGCACAGACGGCAACTGCAATCCCCTTTACGTCATCCGGCGCCACGTAGTCTCGCCCCTCCAGAAATGCGGCAGCGCGTGCAGCCTGGGCGAGATTGATAGCGGCCCGGGTGGAGAGACCTGTCTGAATCATGCCGTGGCTACGTGTGGCAGCCACCAGAGCGTAGATATAGCCGACCACTTTGTCCGAGAGATAGATGTCGGTTTCGACATTCCTGCGTGCTTCCAGGATGTCGGCAGTCGAGGCCGCCGGTGCCATGTTGCCGATTCGCTCGCGGATGCCGCCGCTTGCAATAATCGCTTTTTCCAGGTGTTCCGGTGGATAGCCAATGCCAGTGCAGATCAGGAAACGGTCGAGCTGGGATTCCGGCAGAGGGAACGTGCCGCTCTGGTCGGAAGGGTTCTGGGTGGCGAAGACCATGAAGGGATCAGGTAGGTGGTGTGTTACTCCTTCCACCGTCACCCGCCGTTCTTCCATAGCCTCCAGCATGGCGCTCTGGGTGCGCGGCATGGCCCGGTTGATCTCATCAAGGAGGACGATGTTGTTGAAGATCGGCCCCGGCAAAAACGTAAAACGTCCTTCGTCGCGGTTGAACACCGACAGTCCGGTGATATCCGAAGGAAGCAGGTCGCTGGTGCACTGCACCCTGCCAAAGGAAAGGCCGGTAATGCCGGCAAGAGCCAAGGCGATGGTTGTCTTGCCCAATCCGGGTAAATCCTCAATCAGGATGTGTCCACCGGTCAGGAGTGCAATCATGGAAAGTCGCAGCACCTCTTCCTTGCCGTGGAGATAATCGCGGCTCAAGGTGTCGAGTATGGATATCATGGTGCGGTTATTGTGAGGAAATATCACGTTTGGTCCTCAACGCGTATTAATCGATCCGGTGTTTGTCGTGGCTGCTGTTGATAAAGAACCTGTTCCCGGCACATAGTTTACCACAGGTGGGGGCAAAAGTGCATTCGGTTAGCTGTGTGATCCTTTTCTACCTCCCGTGAGGAACACCCACAAATACAAAACGGGAGATGGAGTCCCCCGTTTTGTATTTGTGGAATCATGAGTTTGGGAATGGCTCGTGCTACGAAAGTTTGAACTGGCCCACGAGTTGTTTCAGGTCATGGGCAAGAACCGCCAGTTGCTTGGCCGCGTCAGCTGATTGCTGTGCCCCGTGCGCCGCTCCCTGGACGACGGTCGTGACCCGCTGGATGTTGCCGCTGATTTCGCTGGTGGTTGCCGTCTGTTGCTCCGCCGCGGTGGCGATCTGGTTGACCTGGGACACTACGGCGCGTATCTGCTCGATAATCTCGAAAATTGCTTCACCGGAACGGGCAGCCTCACCGGTCCCGGCCTCCACCTCTCGAACGCCCTCTTCCATGGTGGTAACCGCATTTTTGGTTTCGTTTTGGATGGCTTTGATCATTTTACCGATCTCATGGGTTGCCTTGGTGGTTCGCTCCGCCAAGGCGCGGACCTCGTCGGCAACAACGGCAAAGCCGCGTCCCTGCTCTCCGGCGCGGGCCGCTTCAA
Encoded proteins:
- a CDS encoding chemotaxis protein CheW — protein: MSSTALVKVQENGGGGRSGELIQLVSFLLSNEEYGVEVLKVREIIRMPSITKMPNTPDYVEGIINLRGKVIPIISMRRRFDLPESDHDGHTRIMVMDVAGGLTGFIVDGVSEVIRIHNDEIQPPPSMVSGSIDQDFITGVFNHADRLLIIMDVDLMFSRDERESLSGIQ
- a CDS encoding sensor histidine kinase, with the protein product MNESFFQTVFEQASDGIVLIDGSSRYLLEANKAFEELVGYPEELLFSLTLNDFIDLSPVGIEMLYKHVLSRNEQYIGELKCRRSDGSLIDVELRLSLLHFEGKEVFCAFIRDVTMYRHVEKDLLETGGRFRQAVFSAPFPIMIHTEDGVVVMINSEWSRRTGYSFKDIPTIDAWVKKAFGAESVSMCDKFGFLYKTKAPCTYEELPVTTNSGEKLVWNFSSAPAGVLPDERRLFITMAMDVTASKHTEADLESSLHEKDVMLREVHHRAKNNMQVIMSLLSLQSRYVSNPETQDFFKESQERVRAMVLIHEMLCNSSSQARIDFNEYARGLVGSIISAYSPDQSSLQVEMRIGRIMVSLDIAVPCGLIIHELVSNSLKHGFPDVRKGTIIIDFERDESGLYTLVVGDNGIGLPKGLNMEMPGTLGLSLINTLTKQLQGVAEFVGTSGTVCKVSFRG
- a CDS encoding GGDEF domain-containing response regulator, giving the protein MSGKVKILVVEDEAVVAEDLKQTLIGMGYDVPAVVYSGERVLEATEEEQPELILMDISLGRGDDGITAAGRLRARFDIPVIYLSFLADDDTFQRSLLTGPFAFLMKPFDSLRLRQTIEIALAKHAIEKKLKESGEHYRTIFEVSGSAMMIVDENGTIAMVNEEFAQLSGYSKEEVECRKEWSDFFVMEQFAAKEIQQCLRGAAGGAVSLDNVSLFIGSNQRTSYVCTKIKKVPGTERCVVSMIDITEIKRAEEEIRALNAELIKVNTLLKQEVAERRNSEKQLQHQANHDSLTGLPNRELLFDRLKQALAYEDRHNNLLALMILDLDNFKAINDTLGHVVGDILLKDVAKRLQQCMRQYDTVARFGGDEFVIVVNEMPDIHDIVKFAEKVLELFQRPFYILDQPTYVTTSIGISIYPLQSTTVEGLLKTADIAMYQAKREGKNSFQFFTESMALKSDERAIMKKRLRSALEREEFLPHYQPRIDATTGKITGMEALMRWQPRGAPLAFPAEFFPMLEESGLIIPAGEWLLDMVCRQNKAWQERGMEPLRVAVNTSARQFHQEDFTEKVSQALASTRLDPHYLEIELPEKIIMDNITESVRKLGELREIGVKISIDNFGTGYSSLSYLNRLPIDELQIDKSLVNSITVDPGEAMVVSAIITMGHSLGKKLVAEGVESEEQYVFLAQQRCEEMQGHYFSRPLPPDDFEKLVRLFPIPT
- a CDS encoding Ppx/GppA phosphatase family protein; the protein is MKKTRLAAIDIGTNSIRCIVVEADQQGRFMVLDDEKATVRLGEQLSKTGAISPAAFTRAVEAISRIRKLIDGLKVTDVEAVATSAVRSATNGPELVEVLSRELSREIRVISGEEEAELAAISALHNFEMNGKRYAMIDIGGGSVEIVTALGNHVEECYSLDLGAVVLTERFFPTDPIRPGDFQKFQRYVRAELKKAFSGQKISVQTFIGSGGTITSLGYMVMNMRRQEYSSVHGYETMRSELVHLLAMLMRRDIKGRRAVPGLNPDRSDIIVAGLGVVDELMRFFGANTLLVNERGIREGLIIRCMKRLGLMPVEEGQRNWRQSVLEFARSCHCDESHSRHVAGMALAIFDSLAKEFRLKKVERKMLEAAAYLHDIGYFISYSSHHKHSYHLIRHADLFGFAPQEREMIAHIARYHRKSLPKKKHVEFLRMPEKDQQTVCRLGGILRLADGLDRRRSCLVEVVELVHSGNDYRMKLLGTEDISVEIFGGNAKKDLFEKAFEGNIIFVTS
- a CDS encoding DUF3488 and transglutaminase-like domain-containing protein, which produces MVAISSLIAILSYVIALCGIVPLFPWLATAPRAALAAGLLAGIWQDRRGAWPVKNWQFNLAVVPAFLYYAFQFSRSNPVQPVVSTLAIMLAVRLCGEKSVRHHLQIAALSLFCLASSSLFDLSPIFLLYLTLLLLLVAVCLVLLTFHSLDSRMVLHRAHLRKVLTVGLVMPLASLPLLVVFFPILPRTQIPLWNILAAPAVRPSGFSDKVEPGTSTSVGESRTIAFRAEMPRQPQQYLYWRGTVFNRMDGQRWVRDTAIPPEQLLYKEVRIPQTIYPEPGPSRVLFSLDAPAAIALPKARGASDGTFEYPVPITRRLGYRADSVTSGILPTAKGINRAFYLRLPADIPQRVRQLADDIRRQGTSDARRLELLEQYFRNGNYRYSMRGLPTGKHALEQFLFEKKQGHCEFFASAFALLLRAANVPARLVGGYLGGGYNELGGYYLVSDDLAHVWVEAYIDGRGWLRVDPSSFARNAGEVWGGEKWTSPTMKLRLFLDSLDYTWNRTIVTYDFEQQVEIARSAGKSLQKFEAGKAARAALPYLLLPVVLMVALIIIARRPWLYGSQNERLLRRFYRLIERDCGISAQPGRQGLFEIARQARNTTVREFAGIYAGAVYRDRKLTSPELARLRRILKNGFVTKA
- a CDS encoding DUF58 domain-containing protein, producing MGFSAVNTGNNLLFLMVSGLLAFMSVTGYVGMRNIKGLTPEVLPPAELFAGTAATFCLRLHNNKRHVTSFLIRLECPGGQGVTFPLIGCGASAEGKVALTFADRGHAAIDRITVSSPFPVNFFTRYWTFAADNRFVVFPHLLAGMTVGNDGETERQGNSIRQGRGQDGELERIAAYSGSEPLRMIHWKLSARSEDLQVKEFGSQAVPPLIIDLDGLPGRDLEQRISRAAWLVRRWVGLRPVGLRWGGRIIPAGTGRRHGMKLLTELALYGRD
- a CDS encoding MoxR family ATPase, producing MISILDTLSRDYLHGKEEVLRLSMIALLTGGHILIEDLPGLGKTTIALALAGITGLSFGRVQCTSDLLPSDITGLSVFNRDEGRFTFLPGPIFNNIVLLDEINRAMPRTQSAMLEAMEERRVTVEGVTHHLPDPFMVFATQNPSDQSGTFPLPESQLDRFLICTGIGYPPEHLEKAIIASGGIRERIGNMAPAASTADILEARRNVETDIYLSDKVVGYIYALVAATRSHGMIQTGLSTRAAINLAQAARAAAFLEGRDYVAPDDVKGIAVAVCAHRLVMRADQETADKGELLRALIADIALPLA